The DNA sequence GGGATGGAAGTACTTTTTATGGAAGGCAATCATATCTTCCCTGGTAATCTTTTCAATAGACTCCAGGGTCCCTTCAACCCTTCTGCTATATGGATGTTTGCTATCATAAATAATTTTACGGAATTCCCTGTTCGCAATTTGCGATGGATTATCATTTTCACGCCGGATAATCTCAACAACTTCATCCTTTCTCATCTGAATCTTATCTTCCGGAAAGGCAGGATGCATCAGCACATCAGCAAAGATTTTCAGTCCTTTGTCAATATCTTTTTTGAGTACAGATAAGGTTGCGTTACCTGACTCACGATCAATGGATGTTTCCACTGAGGCTGCCATAAATTCGAGTTCTTCATTCATCTTGTCTGCCTGCATAGACGGTGTACCACCGCTTCTCATTACATATCCTGTGAGATTGGCCAATCCTGCCTTTTCTGGCGGCTCATAGATTGCGCCTGTTCTAATACGTGCAACCATATTAAATATAGGCAGATTGTGATCCTCCAGGAGATACAATATCATACCATTTTCCATAACAATCCTATCGACCTTTGGAGGGGCAAAATTAAGGGGTTTAAATTTAAACTGAGAAACCTTCTTGCCTCCCTCCGATTCCGGTGATGTAACTGGTGGAACAGCAGGTCGCTCATGCCCAAGCTCATGACTCTGGGCTTGTGCAAAGAGATTTGCAGGATGAACGATTGAGAATGCATACACTATAACTACAAGAGAAAATACAAAATATTTATTTATAATCACGTTAAAATCTCCAAATTTTCCAACCTTCAACTTATACATAAGAGTGCCAAGAAAAGGATTTAATCAATAGTCATTGGTAATCCTGCTTTATGGGTTTCCTTTGTTTCTTCTGCCTTACCATTACCATGTTCTTTTTTTATAAGGGTAGCCACGGTACGGTTTCTCTTTACCAGATATTTTTTTGCAACCCGCATCACATCTTCAGCAGTTACTTGTGATAGTTTATCCATAAAGGTATTGATGTAACGCCAATCAGCAAGAACCTCAAATTCTCCTATCTCGTTTGCAAGACCTGAGGCAGAATTAAGGCCCCGAATAAATTCCGCTTCCAGCTGATTCTTGATCTTTTGCAGTTCCCAATCAGAGGGCGGGGCATTTTTTAGTTTTTCAATTTCTTCATACAGAGCAGACTCTACCTCTTCCACCGTATGTGGCGCCCTTGGCGCGGCAAGGAGAACGAACGAATCCGGATATTTACTAATTTGATTAAAGGCATGGGCCATAACGGCAATACGCTTATTTTCAACCAGAGATCTATACAATCTTGAAGTCCTGCCATCTGAAAGAAGCGAGGCTAACACATCCAGCGCATATAAGTCGGGGTGCCCAATCTGTGGAATATGATATGAAATAGCGATATAAGGATTTGATTCAAACTCTACCTCAGTTCTCCGTTCTCCTTTCTGTTCAGGCTCAATAGTCTTAACCCTGGGAGGAGTAGGCTGGCTCGGAATATTGCTAAAGTATTGTTCTACTAATTTTATTGCAGTATCAGGATTAAAATCCCCAACCATAACGATCACCGCATTATTCGGGGCATAATATTTCTTAAAATATTCTGCAGTTTCTGCCTTAGTAATATTTTGTACATCTGATCGCCATCCAATCGTAGGCCAACGGTAGGGATGAGCAATGAAAGATACAGCGTTTAATTGTTCCATTAACAAACCGAAGGGGCTATTCTCTGTCCTGAGCCGCCTCTCCTCCATGACGACATCCCGCTCAGAATAGAATTCCCGGAGTACGAGATTTTTCATTCTATCCGATTCTATAAATGCCCACAACTCCAGTTTGTTTGCCGGGAGATTACAGAAATAGTAAGTGCCGTCACTACTGGTTGCAGCATTAAGGCCTGCAGCTCCATGCCGAAAATAGAGAGCAAAGACCTCGTCTTTCACCACCAAATCCCTGAGTTTTTTTCTGACTTCTTCCAGTTCCTTTTCAAAGGATGCAATCTTTTTCGTATCTGGGATATCTTTATTCCTTTCTGCAGAGATTCTTATAACTAAATCATCCTCTTTATCAAGTAAAGGTTTTTCTGCAGCGAAATCCTTAGTTCCGAATATTTTTGTTCCCTTAAACATCATATGCTCGAAAAGGTGTGAAACTCCGGTAATTCCAGGCCGCTCATCTGCTGAACCAACTTTATAATTAATACGGACACAGACAATAGGCACATCGTGTTTTTCAAACATAAGTAATTTTAAACCATTCTTAAATACATGCTCCTTTACATCAAGCTTAAGAGATTCTGCATATATTCCCCTTGTTGTAAAAAGCATAACAAGCATTATGGCAGAAAAAATTGATGCAAGCGCTTTTTTTCTCATTTTCTGTACACTCCACATTTTGTTATTACTGAATGAATATTCTATAAAGAAGTAAAGATTTTCAAAACAACCCTGCGTTATATATTTCATGAAAGATAGTATAAATAAACCCTTATCAGCCTTAATTAGTTCCCGAATTTCTATCTGCTCTTCTTTAACCGCACTTTAGTCATAAGAGGTACACAGCATACTACTATACTATAAGCAAGGGCTATTTTCTTTTCCTTGAAAACATCTTAACCGCTCCGATACATTAGGTCAATAAAAAGTTTATTATTCATAAACAAGGTTATGAGAAATGACCCTTGAATATAAGATATAATCATGTTAATATAAAAATTTATGTAAGTTAAGTCATATTTTCGTTAGGAAAAGGGGATTTTCTGTAATATTACGAGGAGTTATTATGAGAAAAATGGGCTTTTTAATTTTAACGGCAATCACTTCTATTTTCTTTGTATGGACGGGGTGTGTAGTTACTGCTGGCGAGCTAAGAAATGATGCGACTGCAGCAAAACAGTTAGAGTTTATCCGAAGGAATTTAAGCAACCTTACCGAAATGAAGGTTGCAGATGCAAAGAAATATTATGAAGAATCATTAAAATCCCTGAATACCTTGATTGAAAAATATGCCGGAACAGAACAGGAATTAGAAGCAAAATTTTATATTGGCGCTATTTACAATGAGATGCATACCTACGATGAAGCAATTAAATACTTTGATATTGTATTAAGTCATGAAGGAATTGATTCAAATTTTAAGGCACGCTCACTGTACTTTAAGATAAAAGCCCTTTTGGGAAAGGGTGACATTGTAAAAGCAAAAGAAACAATTGCAGAATTAAAGCTCATAGAGCCTGCGGCAGCCGATAGTTTCGGTAGTGAATTAAGTGGTTTGGTACGCGTCGGCGCCGAAGCTCCAACGTTTAATGCCATGGATTTTAAGGGAAATCAAATTGACTTATCGAAATACAGGGGAAATATAGTTATTCTTGATTTTTGGGCAACATGGTGCGATCCATGTTTGGAAGCATTCCCAAAAGTTAAAAATATGTATAATAAATTCAAGGATAAAGGTGTTCAGTTTATTGGGGTAAGCCTTGATGATGATATTGAAAATGTACGGGGTTTTGTAAAACAGGAAAAGGTAGAATGGCCTCAGTTATTTGACGGAAAACGATGGAAAGGTGTACTTCCCGGTCTGTACCGTGTAAATATTATCCCTACCATGTTTGTTATCGACAGGGAAAGTAAGATCCGTTATATGGGAAGTAATCTAGAGAGCGCCACTCAAGTGGTTATGACACTTCTCTCAGAATCAAAAGATGTACCCTTGTTTCGATAATGATTTTTCGCTATATGGAGGAGATGCCCCTGGTGGGCGCGTCTCCTCCATATGCATCAAGCTAAGAGCCAATAGGCCTCCCCTTTAGAAAGCTCATCGTTTTACTCACATCCCTTTGCTCCCATAGGAAACACACGATACTCAGCAGAAAATTCATTGCCTATTTTAATGTATGGGAATTTCAAAGCAATTCTGTAGTGGCAAGGCGTGCCTTGCCACTACTGTTATAAAAGTTGCTGAAGGCCCAATTTAGCGTTAAGGAATTTCAATAATTCTGTAGGGCAACCCTTTAGGGTTGCTATCCTCGCGCAGGTATTCAGGCGGAGAGGCAAGGCTAAAGCCTCGCCCTACATCTTGCATAAAAGATAAAAGTAGTCAAAGGCCTAATTTATAGGCAACAAAAATAGAAAGTCACTTAGTAACTGGCATCCGAATTACTCAAAATAAGGTGCAAACCTGACTCGGAAGTTGTCCAAAAAGGTTATCTTTCCACAGTTATTGCGGGCAAGCCAAAGTGCAGAGCAAAGCAAAGAAGAAGTAATCCTTCTTGATCCCCCTTTAAAAAGGGGGAAATCCCTCTCCCCCTTCTAACTCATCCTTACCTACATCTTTAGAATACCATGAAAAGATGTCTCGACGGGGGCGGGGCGTCTCTCGAGAAATTTCTATGCCCTGTAAGCCTATTCCTGGGTGGCACTGACAAACTCTGTTTGTCAGTGTGGTATATTCCCTATCCACGGGTGTATTCGAACAACACGGACAAGCCATATCCCCGTTCAAGACGTACGGGGATATGGTTTGTCCGTGCCACCCTGTTTCGTCTTATCACAATACTCAAATTTACCTCTCTGACTCGTGGGTAAAGATAAACTTTTTAAAGGGGGTTAGGGGTAGGTTCCTTCCCCTGGAGAAACGCAACATCTTGCGTCTCTACCATTGTGTACATGGTAAAGACTGATCAAGATATCGGAAAATCTGTGATTTACAAACAATCCCCGGATAACCTGTTACCTACAAGTCCGAAAAGTCCATTCCATTATATTTACTCTGAATAAACACAAGATATTATTACACCTATCTTTAAGCATTTACTCAAATCTTCCATATGCCTCGTATATTTCGGCAAATTGTCTGTGAAAGTCCGTAAATACCTCGAGCGCTGTAGGGTCAAAATGTGCGGGCATGGTTCTCCCATCACCCTCACTGATTATCTTCACTGTCTTCTCATGATCAAAGGCAGGTTTATAGTTCCTCCTGCTGCGAAGCGCATCGTATTGATCTGCTATATTCATTATCCTTCCTTCCCTCGGAATTTCTTCTCCCTTAAGGCTGTTTGGATAACCACTCCCATCCCATCGCTCATGGTGGGATAGCGCGATTCTTTCTGCCATTTTAAT is a window from the Candidatus Jettenia sp. genome containing:
- a CDS encoding insulinase family protein; this translates as MRKKALASIFSAIMLVMLFTTRGIYAESLKLDVKEHVFKNGLKLLMFEKHDVPIVCVRINYKVGSADERPGITGVSHLFEHMMFKGTKIFGTKDFAAEKPLLDKEDDLVIRISAERNKDIPDTKKIASFEKELEEVRKKLRDLVVKDEVFALYFRHGAAGLNAATSSDGTYYFCNLPANKLELWAFIESDRMKNLVLREFYSERDVVMEERRLRTENSPFGLLMEQLNAVSFIAHPYRWPTIGWRSDVQNITKAETAEYFKKYYAPNNAVIVMVGDFNPDTAIKLVEQYFSNIPSQPTPPRVKTIEPEQKGERRTEVEFESNPYIAISYHIPQIGHPDLYALDVLASLLSDGRTSRLYRSLVENKRIAVMAHAFNQISKYPDSFVLLAAPRAPHTVEEVESALYEEIEKLKNAPPSDWELQKIKNQLEAEFIRGLNSASGLANEIGEFEVLADWRYINTFMDKLSQVTAEDVMRVAKKYLVKRNRTVATLIKKEHGNGKAEETKETHKAGLPMTID
- a CDS encoding redoxin domain-containing protein, with translation MRKMGFLILTAITSIFFVWTGCVVTAGELRNDATAAKQLEFIRRNLSNLTEMKVADAKKYYEESLKSLNTLIEKYAGTEQELEAKFYIGAIYNEMHTYDEAIKYFDIVLSHEGIDSNFKARSLYFKIKALLGKGDIVKAKETIAELKLIEPAAADSFGSELSGLVRVGAEAPTFNAMDFKGNQIDLSKYRGNIVILDFWATWCDPCLEAFPKVKNMYNKFKDKGVQFIGVSLDDDIENVRGFVKQEKVEWPQLFDGKRWKGVLPGLYRVNIIPTMFVIDRESKIRYMGSNLESATQVVMTLLSESKDVPLFR
- a CDS encoding insulinase family protein; amino-acid sequence: MIINKYFVFSLVVIVYAFSIVHPANLFAQAQSHELGHERPAVPPVTSPESEGGKKVSQFKFKPLNFAPPKVDRIVMENGMILYLLEDHNLPIFNMVARIRTGAIYEPPEKAGLANLTGYVMRSGGTPSMQADKMNEELEFMAASVETSIDRESGNATLSVLKKDIDKGLKIFADVLMHPAFPEDKIQMRKDEVVEIIRRENDNPSQIANREFRKIIYDSKHPYSRRVEGTLESIEKITREDMIAFHKKYFHPNNIILGISGDFNKEEIIKKLNEVFAGWKKENIQFPEVPKVERQFERSVYNIYKDINQANVMMGHLGIHRRSPDYFPVTIMNFILGGGSFNARILSRIRSDEGLAYSAFSAFQTSQDLGMFFVSCQTKLESTNRAISIALEELDKMRNTPVGDEELAQAKETFMNQFIFRFVTSANIVGQKVEIEYEGLPLNYLETYLDNVKAITRDDIQRVAKKYLHPDEIKILVVGDKERFDKPLNNFGKVNLIELK